Proteins co-encoded in one Ralstonia sp. RRA genomic window:
- a CDS encoding membrane protein — translation MDRLTGIVRAAAGVAAVVAYQVGAHYAVATPGMHGLGLAMALVPPLAIALVAAARAAQRAWLLPLWCVVSGALWMLHEPLSRHFEWGLYLEHASFNLMMAYVFGRTLIAGREPLCTRFATMVHGTLTPRIARYSRQVTVAWTLFFLATAGVSTLLFAAASIVTWSTFANYVSLPLVGVMFAAEYLCRRLVLRGEPSSSLFDAVRAYRQTRQSR, via the coding sequence ATGGATCGACTGACCGGCATCGTGCGCGCCGCGGCTGGCGTGGCTGCAGTCGTCGCCTATCAGGTGGGCGCGCATTACGCGGTGGCGACACCGGGCATGCATGGCTTGGGCCTGGCGATGGCACTCGTGCCGCCGTTGGCCATTGCGCTGGTGGCCGCAGCACGCGCTGCGCAGCGCGCCTGGTTGCTGCCGCTGTGGTGCGTTGTCAGCGGGGCACTGTGGATGCTCCACGAACCGCTATCGCGCCATTTTGAATGGGGCCTGTATCTCGAACATGCGAGCTTCAACCTGATGATGGCTTACGTATTCGGCCGCACGCTCATCGCTGGACGCGAGCCGCTGTGCACGCGCTTTGCCACCATGGTGCACGGCACGCTCACGCCACGCATCGCGCGCTATTCGCGGCAGGTGACGGTGGCATGGACGTTGTTCTTCCTGGCAACGGCGGGGGTATCCACACTGCTGTTTGCCGCGGCATCGATCGTCACGTGGTCGACGTTTGCCAACTATGTATCGCTACCGCTGGTGGGCGTGATGTTTGCCGCGGAATACCTCTGCCGGCGCCTCGTGCTGCGTGGCGAGCCGAGCTCCAGCCTGTTCGACGCCGTACGTGCCTATCGGCAAACCCGGCAATCCCGCTGA
- a CDS encoding MMPL family transporter, whose protein sequence is MLMPMREPANNTRAYRQPAVLLWLLGLLLCTLVIGRTNFTADLSAFLPRSPSAEQRVLVDQLREGLVSRLILIGIEGGGGDDAATTRAALSRQLAATLRTDAQFSAVNNGEPVSEARDRQFVFEHRYVLSPAVTPQRFSAEGLHQALGESLDLLASSAGLVAKNMLPHDPTGEVAALVSQLDSAALPSLSNGVWASRDGKRAVLVAQTSAAGSDTDAQARAIDTVRRAFDAAAHTTPNAASAKLLMTGPGVFSVDTRDTIKHDVERLSALSLVLIVALLLTVYRSPRTLVLGLLPVLSGVAAGVAAVSIGFGSVHGLTLGFGTTLIGEAVDYSIYLFVQSAGTRTARPADSLRAWIATYWPTIRLGVLTSVCGFASMLFSGFPGLVQLGLYSIVGLVTAAMVTRYVLPHLRGAHVEIRDVAKLGAWLARAAQAAPRLRWALVLTLVGACAALALQRDGLWSRELAALSPVPAQSQALDASLRADVGAPDVRYLVVIPGASEQAALQGAEKVAAQLQPLVDAGALAGFENPARYLPSDATQRARLASLPPADVLTARMRAAVEDQPIRVKPELFAPFIADVATARAQALLRRADLQGTSMALAVDALLTERDGQWSAMLPLRAPPIDKADAQTANPPSLNAAAIRAAVEHANLPGALFVDLKAEADRLYVNYVREDIHLSLAGFVAIALLLWVALRSAQRTLRALAPLVAAVLVVTAGFALEGVQLTILHLVGMLLIVAVGSNYALFFNQRTGTSQPSQPASQTLVSLLVANLATVAGFGLLAFSRVPMLETFGLTVGPGAMLALVFSAILAPKAAPDQHTAA, encoded by the coding sequence ATGTTGATGCCGATGCGCGAGCCCGCCAACAACACGCGCGCTTACCGGCAGCCCGCAGTGCTGCTATGGCTGCTCGGCCTGCTGCTGTGCACCCTCGTCATCGGCCGCACGAACTTCACGGCGGACCTCTCCGCCTTTCTGCCGCGTTCGCCCAGCGCCGAGCAGCGCGTGCTGGTTGATCAACTGCGCGAAGGGTTGGTGTCGCGGCTGATCCTCATCGGCATCGAAGGCGGTGGAGGGGATGATGCGGCCACCACGCGCGCAGCGTTGTCCAGGCAACTCGCGGCCACGCTGCGTACGGATGCGCAATTCAGCGCCGTCAACAACGGCGAGCCCGTGAGCGAAGCGCGCGACAGGCAGTTCGTCTTTGAGCACCGCTATGTGCTGAGCCCGGCCGTCACACCACAACGCTTTTCCGCAGAGGGGCTGCACCAGGCGCTGGGCGAGAGCCTCGACCTGCTGGCATCGTCCGCCGGCCTCGTCGCCAAAAACATGCTGCCGCATGACCCGACCGGCGAAGTGGCCGCGCTTGTCAGCCAGCTGGACAGCGCAGCACTGCCCTCCCTATCGAACGGCGTCTGGGCCTCGCGCGACGGCAAGCGTGCCGTGCTGGTCGCGCAGACCTCCGCCGCCGGCTCCGACACCGATGCGCAGGCGCGCGCCATCGACACCGTGCGCCGCGCGTTCGATGCGGCCGCGCACACCACACCGAACGCCGCATCCGCCAAGCTGCTGATGACCGGCCCCGGCGTCTTCTCGGTCGATACGCGCGACACCATCAAGCACGACGTGGAACGGCTCTCCGCATTGAGCCTGGTGTTGATCGTGGCGCTGCTGCTGACGGTGTATCGCTCGCCGCGCACGCTGGTGCTCGGGCTGCTGCCGGTGCTCTCGGGGGTGGCGGCCGGCGTGGCGGCGGTCAGCATTGGGTTCGGCTCGGTACACGGGTTGACGCTCGGATTCGGCACCACGCTCATCGGCGAGGCCGTCGACTATTCGATCTACCTGTTCGTGCAATCTGCAGGCACTCGCACGGCACGTCCAGCCGATTCATTGCGTGCGTGGATTGCCACGTACTGGCCGACCATCCGCCTGGGCGTGCTGACCTCGGTGTGCGGTTTTGCGTCGATGCTGTTCTCCGGCTTTCCGGGGCTGGTGCAACTGGGGCTGTATTCGATTGTTGGGCTGGTGACGGCGGCGATGGTTACGCGCTATGTGCTGCCGCATCTGCGCGGTGCGCACGTGGAGATTCGCGACGTTGCCAAGCTTGGTGCGTGGTTGGCACGCGCTGCGCAAGCTGCACCGCGCCTGCGTTGGGCGCTCGTGCTCACGCTGGTGGGCGCATGCGCCGCACTAGCGCTGCAGCGCGACGGCCTCTGGAGCCGCGAGCTTGCAGCGCTCAGCCCCGTGCCGGCCCAAAGCCAGGCACTCGACGCCAGTCTACGAGCCGACGTGGGCGCACCGGACGTGCGCTATCTGGTGGTGATTCCGGGCGCGAGCGAACAGGCGGCGCTGCAAGGCGCGGAGAAGGTGGCCGCACAACTGCAACCGCTGGTGGATGCCGGCGCGCTGGCCGGGTTCGAGAACCCTGCACGCTATCTGCCAAGCGATGCCACACAGCGCGCGCGCCTGGCCAGCCTGCCGCCCGCTGACGTGCTGACCGCGCGCATGCGTGCCGCCGTTGAAGATCAGCCCATCCGTGTAAAGCCGGAGCTCTTCGCCCCGTTCATCGCCGATGTGGCCACCGCGCGCGCGCAAGCGCTGCTGCGTCGCGCTGATCTGCAAGGCACATCGATGGCACTGGCCGTTGATGCACTGCTCACGGAACGCGACGGCCAGTGGAGCGCCATGCTGCCGCTGCGCGCACCCCCCATCGACAAAGCAGACGCTCAGACCGCAAATCCACCTAGCTTGAATGCCGCAGCCATTCGCGCTGCTGTCGAGCACGCCAACCTGCCCGGCGCACTGTTCGTCGACCTGAAAGCAGAAGCCGACCGCCTCTACGTCAACTACGTGCGTGAGGACATCCACCTCTCCCTGGCGGGGTTCGTGGCGATTGCGTTGCTGCTGTGGGTCGCGCTGCGTTCTGCACAACGCACACTGCGCGCGCTGGCGCCACTGGTGGCGGCGGTGCTGGTCGTCACCGCCGGCTTTGCGCTGGAGGGCGTCCAACTCACCATCCTGCATCTGGTGGGCATGCTGCTGATCGTGGCAGTGGGTTCGAACTACGCGTTGTTCTTCAACCAGCGCACAGGCACGTCACAGCCCTCACAACCAGCATCGCAGACACTGGTATCCCTGCTGGTGGCCAACCTGGCGACGGTGGCCGGCTTCGGCCTGCTGGCATTCTCACGCGTGCCGATGCTGGAAACGTTCGGGTTGACCGTCGGCCCCGGTGCCATGCTGGCGCTGGTGTTTTCCGCCATCCTCGCGCCAAAGGCTGCCCCCGATCAGCACACTGCCGCATGA
- a CDS encoding SEL1-like repeat protein codes for MRNRLLMLGAVVWLAACAQPQPPSDVVRVCDDRGCADRPKAQVSFDQANIPDEDPRITALKEVAKREPKAAYDLGLRYFRGDGVRQDSYQALVWMREAGEHGNLQAQKALGAFYLFGLEEMGSDPAEAEKWLSIAVSRGDKESKKLLDEARRAKQSEQDDYKWRSQWRTTYYNYWYSGYPYLGVWRQTTWYWY; via the coding sequence ATGCGTAATCGTTTGCTGATGCTGGGGGCCGTCGTGTGGCTGGCCGCCTGTGCCCAGCCTCAACCACCCAGCGACGTGGTACGAGTTTGCGACGATCGTGGGTGTGCCGATCGGCCGAAGGCTCAAGTGTCCTTTGACCAGGCCAATATCCCGGACGAAGACCCGCGCATTACTGCCCTTAAAGAAGTTGCCAAGCGAGAACCCAAGGCCGCCTATGACCTGGGCCTGCGCTATTTCCGCGGCGACGGCGTGCGCCAGGACAGCTACCAGGCGCTGGTGTGGATGCGCGAGGCTGGCGAGCACGGCAACCTGCAGGCACAAAAGGCACTGGGCGCGTTCTATCTGTTCGGCCTTGAAGAGATGGGCTCCGACCCGGCCGAAGCCGAAAAATGGCTCTCGATTGCGGTGAGCCGCGGCGACAAGGAATCCAAGAAACTGCTCGACGAAGCGCGCAGGGCGAAACAATCGGAGCAGGACGATTACAAGTGGCGCTCGCAGTGGCGCACGACCTATTACAACTATTGGTATTCGGGTTATCCGTATCTGGGCGTCTGGCGTCAGACGACTTGGTACTGGTATTGA
- a CDS encoding TetR/AcrR family transcriptional regulator, producing the protein MRASKRQQVVDKASELFSRHGFYPVGVDWIINESGVARMTLYRHFSGKEDLIKEVLEQRYTFIMNSMAEQLSTMPDVTARLKGIFDWYEAWFRSPEFAGCLFERALAEFGATCPKVTDVAVRYRDDLLNMIETLLAEVVPADAARQLAGVYVMLLSGATADARAVGDPTAATRAWLAAQTLLNQAKAGTRTIA; encoded by the coding sequence ATGCGCGCAAGCAAGCGCCAGCAAGTGGTGGACAAGGCCAGCGAGCTGTTTTCCCGGCACGGCTTCTACCCAGTCGGCGTCGATTGGATCATCAACGAATCCGGCGTTGCGCGTATGACGCTTTATCGGCACTTTTCCGGCAAGGAAGACCTGATCAAGGAAGTGCTGGAGCAGCGCTATACCTTCATCATGAACAGCATGGCCGAGCAGCTTTCGACCATGCCTGACGTCACGGCCCGCCTGAAGGGCATCTTCGACTGGTATGAGGCGTGGTTCCGCAGCCCGGAGTTTGCCGGCTGCCTGTTCGAGCGCGCACTGGCCGAGTTTGGCGCGACCTGCCCCAAGGTGACCGACGTGGCGGTACGCTACCGCGACGACCTGCTCAACATGATCGAGACGCTGCTCGCGGAGGTCGTGCCCGCCGATGCGGCGCGGCAACTTGCGGGGGTCTATGTGATGCTGCTTTCCGGCGCCACGGCCGATGCGCGTGCCGTGGGCGATCCGACCGCCGCCACCCGGGCATGGCTTGCAGCGCAGACCTTGCTGAACCAAGCCAAAGCCGGCACTCGCACCATCGCGTAA
- a CDS encoding outer membrane lipoprotein carrier protein LolA: protein MLAASLLASTVHAADVSGWTLDRLMSTLAHNKSGRATFTETKTLSIAAQPIESSGELVFVAPDHLEKHTLRPKPEHLVIDGNTLTVERNQRKFSMPLGQYPELAAFIESIRATLAGNRYALEAVYKVAISGRGDDWTLTLTPIDARMQKVVSTITLDGTRDVLRSVAIRQADGDHSLMRLQPVN, encoded by the coding sequence ATGCTCGCGGCCAGCCTGCTGGCCAGCACCGTCCATGCCGCCGACGTTTCGGGCTGGACGCTCGACCGCCTGATGTCGACCCTCGCCCACAACAAATCCGGGCGCGCCACCTTTACCGAAACGAAGACCCTGTCGATTGCCGCGCAGCCCATAGAGTCCTCCGGCGAACTCGTCTTCGTCGCGCCCGACCACCTGGAGAAGCACACGCTGCGCCCCAAACCCGAGCATCTCGTGATTGACGGCAACACGCTGACCGTCGAGCGCAACCAGCGCAAGTTCTCGATGCCGCTTGGGCAGTATCCGGAGCTTGCCGCGTTCATCGAAAGCATCCGCGCCACACTGGCCGGCAACCGCTACGCACTCGAAGCGGTGTACAAGGTCGCCATCAGCGGTCGGGGCGATGACTGGACGCTCACGCTCACCCCCATCGACGCACGCATGCAGAAGGTGGTCAGCACCATCACGCTCGATGGCACGCGCGATGTGCTGCGCAGCGTCGCCATCCGCCAGGCTGACGGCGACCACTCGCTGATGCGCCTGCAACCGGTCAACTGA
- a CDS encoding polysaccharide deacetylase family protein: protein MNAPLTYPLGLARRWKPTPLINGALALHAGAAVAVVAQPSSWPLAGGAVVASHLALMAAGLWPRSSLLGPNWTRLPATAGQQIALTIDDGPDPEVTPRVLDLLDAYGAKATFFCIGDLARRHPHCVEAIVARGHAVENHSQRHRHNFSVQGPGALRREIEAAQNTLTEITGTRPLFFRAPAGLRNPFLEPVLCQLGLQLASWTRRGFDTRSHDAATVARRLLHNLAAQDILLVHDGHAARDAHGQPVLLAALPMVLQAAAQAQLRCITLRTALASEASQPGEPQVTV from the coding sequence ATGAACGCCCCACTCACCTACCCCCTCGGTCTGGCACGGCGCTGGAAACCCACCCCGCTCATCAACGGTGCGCTGGCACTGCACGCGGGCGCCGCCGTGGCGGTGGTGGCACAACCATCGTCCTGGCCGTTGGCGGGTGGTGCCGTCGTTGCCTCGCACCTGGCGCTGATGGCCGCCGGGCTGTGGCCGCGCAGTTCGCTGCTCGGGCCCAACTGGACGCGCCTGCCGGCAACCGCCGGTCAGCAGATCGCGCTCACCATCGACGACGGCCCCGACCCCGAAGTCACGCCGCGCGTGCTCGATCTGCTGGACGCATACGGCGCCAAGGCAACGTTCTTCTGCATTGGCGATCTGGCGCGCCGACACCCGCACTGTGTCGAGGCCATCGTCGCGCGCGGGCACGCAGTGGAAAACCACAGCCAGCGCCATCGCCACAACTTCTCGGTGCAAGGCCCCGGCGCACTGCGGCGGGAGATCGAAGCCGCGCAGAACACGCTGACGGAGATCACCGGTACGCGCCCGCTGTTCTTTCGCGCGCCCGCCGGGTTGCGCAACCCGTTTCTCGAACCCGTGCTGTGCCAGCTCGGCCTGCAACTGGCGAGCTGGACCCGACGCGGCTTTGACACACGCTCGCACGATGCGGCTACCGTGGCGCGGCGCTTGCTGCACAACCTGGCAGCACAGGACATCCTGCTCGTTCACGATGGCCACGCGGCGCGCGATGCCCACGGCCAGCCCGTGCTGCTAGCCGCGCTGCCGATGGTGCTGCAAGCCGCCGCCCAAGCGCAGTTGCGGTGCATCACCCTGCGCACGGCGCTGGCATCGGAAGCTTCACAACCGGGCGAGCCGCAAGTGACCGTTTGA
- a CDS encoding phosphopantetheine-binding protein: protein MNDLEKELATLMIGELNLEDIQLDTLSADTPLYGEGFALDSIDILEVALLISKKYGFELRSGNPDNAKIFASLGSLAAYVAAHRTR, encoded by the coding sequence ATGAACGATCTGGAAAAAGAACTCGCCACCCTGATGATTGGCGAGCTGAATCTCGAAGACATCCAACTCGATACCCTGAGCGCCGATACGCCGTTGTACGGTGAAGGGTTTGCGCTCGACTCCATCGATATCCTTGAAGTCGCGCTGCTGATCTCCAAGAAGTACGGCTTCGAACTGCGTTCGGGCAATCCGGACAACGCCAAGATCTTCGCTTCACTGGGCTCGCTGGCCGCCTACGTCGCCGCGCACCGCACGCGATAG
- a CDS encoding AMP-binding protein produces the protein MPTYPLVSHTSLDRTLAWRDGVPVSVRTFLADVKRLAALLPPRGHVFNACTDRYRFAVGLCATLVAGKISLLPPMQTPQMVRQLAAFAPDVFCLHDANACPVDLPGFHYADDATLGDALAEVPLHVPQIDASQVMAYLFTSGSTGTPVPHRKTWGALVRCMRAGATRLGLDDGRAFTLVGTVPAQHMYGFEVTVLLALQAGLALSNRQPFYPADIREALEAVPEPRVLVTSPVHLRALLASEPTLPAAALVLSATAPLSEALAREAEARLAAPLLEIYGSTETGQLATRRTAQDTAWHAYPDVHLELRTSTTDDDGPTVWVSGGHVETPVPMGDTLELLDDTHFLLQGRKADLINIAGKRSSLAYLNHQLNAIPGVVDGVFFMPDDAPPTPHAYGGLPVTRLVALVVAPGLSAAAVLRALHERIDAAFLPRPLLFVEALPRNGTGKLAREVLATLVAQQLERHHRKPAMRFTIPADHPALPGHFPGRPIVPGVVLLDHAIHTIGMALGRSLDACQLGSAKFLSPAAPGEALDLAFETAASGAIRFTIRAGEREVANGVLSAQASAPEGVPA, from the coding sequence ATGCCGACTTACCCGCTGGTCTCCCACACATCGCTGGACCGCACGCTCGCCTGGCGCGACGGCGTACCGGTTTCCGTGCGTACGTTCCTGGCCGACGTGAAGCGATTGGCAGCGTTGCTCCCGCCGCGCGGCCACGTCTTCAACGCCTGTACGGACCGCTACCGCTTTGCCGTCGGCCTGTGCGCGACGCTGGTGGCGGGCAAGATCAGCCTGCTGCCGCCGATGCAGACACCGCAGATGGTGCGTCAACTGGCAGCGTTCGCACCCGATGTGTTCTGCCTGCATGACGCAAATGCATGCCCCGTCGACCTGCCCGGCTTTCACTACGCAGATGATGCAACGCTGGGCGACGCGCTGGCCGAGGTGCCGCTGCATGTGCCGCAGATTGATGCGTCGCAGGTCATGGCCTACCTGTTCACCTCTGGCTCGACCGGCACGCCGGTGCCGCATCGCAAGACATGGGGTGCTCTCGTGCGATGCATGCGCGCGGGGGCCACACGGCTTGGGCTGGACGATGGGCGTGCATTCACGCTGGTTGGCACGGTGCCGGCGCAGCATATGTATGGCTTTGAGGTCACGGTCCTGCTCGCGCTGCAGGCCGGCCTGGCGTTGAGCAACCGGCAACCGTTCTATCCGGCGGATATCCGCGAGGCGCTCGAAGCCGTACCGGAGCCGCGCGTGCTGGTGACATCGCCGGTGCACCTGCGGGCGCTGCTGGCGTCGGAACCCACCTTGCCGGCCGCAGCGCTGGTGCTGTCAGCCACTGCGCCGCTGTCGGAAGCGCTCGCGCGCGAGGCGGAGGCACGCCTGGCCGCACCGCTGCTCGAGATCTATGGCAGCACCGAAACCGGCCAGCTCGCCACGCGACGCACGGCGCAAGACACCGCGTGGCATGCGTACCCCGACGTTCATCTGGAGTTGCGCACCAGCACGACCGATGACGACGGCCCAACCGTATGGGTGTCCGGTGGGCACGTGGAAACCCCGGTGCCGATGGGCGACACGCTGGAGCTGCTGGACGACACGCACTTCCTGCTGCAAGGGCGCAAGGCCGATCTCATCAACATTGCTGGCAAGCGGTCTTCGCTGGCGTATCTGAACCATCAGCTCAATGCGATTCCGGGCGTGGTGGACGGCGTGTTCTTCATGCCGGACGACGCACCGCCCACGCCGCATGCATACGGCGGGTTACCGGTCACGCGGCTGGTGGCGCTGGTTGTTGCGCCAGGGCTGAGTGCGGCGGCAGTGCTGCGCGCACTGCACGAGCGCATCGACGCGGCGTTCCTGCCGCGCCCACTGCTGTTTGTGGAAGCCTTGCCGCGCAACGGCACCGGCAAGCTGGCGCGAGAAGTGCTGGCGACGTTGGTGGCACAGCAATTGGAACGCCACCACCGGAAGCCCGCCATGCGTTTCACCATCCCCGCAGATCACCCTGCACTGCCCGGCCACTTTCCGGGGCGCCCGATCGTGCCGGGCGTGGTGCTGCTCGATCATGCGATCCACACGATCGGCATGGCGCTGGGCCGTTCGCTCGATGCCTGCCAGCTCGGTTCGGCCAAGTTCCTGAGCCCTGCGGCGCCGGGTGAAGCGCTGGATCTTGCGTTCGAAACGGCGGCCAGTGGAGCGATCCGTTTCACAATCCGCGCGGGTGAGCGTGAAGTCGCCAACGGTGTGCTCAGCGCACAGGCGAGCGCGCCAGAAGGTGTGCCCGCATGA
- a CDS encoding acyl-CoA synthetase: MKRPEWAERPERSNLAALRAMTWASLRLGRPFGRLLLRLGTLYFVLCSPMACRASRDYLQRVLGRSASLRDVYRHMLTFGTTIHDRIYLMHARFDLFDIQLQGQQHVHEALAQGHGAFLLGAHLGSFEVVRALGRTVPDLRVAVAMYEDNARNINAAVAAINPAAAPEIIPLGRVDAMLQVREVLDANGLVGMLADRTLLRDAGPSVQRVDFLGAPAAFPLGPLHMAAILKRPVLFMTGLHLGSNRYAVQFNKLADFTDLQREDRAAAVQAALARYVEHVEHGCRTAPYNWFNFFDFWHDASATERQPAGHSERQETPMP, from the coding sequence ATGAAACGCCCGGAATGGGCCGAGCGCCCGGAGCGGAGCAATCTCGCGGCACTGCGCGCGATGACCTGGGCATCGCTGCGTCTGGGCCGACCGTTTGGCCGGCTCCTGCTGCGGCTGGGCACGCTGTACTTCGTGCTGTGCTCACCCATGGCATGCCGTGCGTCGCGCGACTATCTGCAGCGCGTGCTCGGCCGGTCTGCCAGCCTGCGTGACGTCTATCGGCATATGCTGACCTTCGGCACCACGATCCACGATCGCATCTACCTGATGCATGCGCGGTTCGACCTGTTCGACATTCAGTTGCAGGGGCAGCAGCACGTGCACGAAGCTCTCGCGCAGGGGCACGGCGCGTTTCTGCTGGGCGCGCATCTCGGCAGCTTCGAGGTAGTGCGCGCGCTGGGCCGCACGGTGCCCGATCTACGTGTCGCCGTTGCCATGTACGAAGACAACGCACGCAACATCAACGCCGCTGTTGCCGCCATCAACCCGGCGGCGGCGCCAGAAATCATTCCGCTGGGGCGCGTCGATGCCATGCTGCAGGTGCGCGAGGTGCTCGATGCCAACGGCTTGGTGGGCATGCTGGCTGATCGTACGTTGCTGCGCGATGCTGGCCCTTCCGTGCAGCGTGTGGACTTCCTCGGTGCCCCTGCTGCGTTTCCGCTTGGGCCGCTGCACATGGCGGCCATACTCAAGCGGCCCGTGCTGTTCATGACCGGCCTGCACCTGGGCAGCAACCGCTATGCCGTGCAGTTCAACAAGCTGGCCGACTTCACGGACCTGCAGCGCGAGGACCGCGCCGCCGCAGTCCAGGCCGCGCTGGCACGCTATGTAGAGCACGTCGAACACGGCTGCCGCACGGCGCCCTACAACTGGTTCAACTTCTTCGACTTCTGGCACGATGCCAGCGCGACGGAACGGCAACCCGCCGGACACTCGGAACGCCAGGAAACCCCGATGCCATGA
- a CDS encoding glycosyltransferase family 2 protein → MPMTGASSTHLVLIPSYNPGVKVDETVRSARAQWNPVWVVVDGSTDGSAERLQAMAAQDPGLHVIVLPRNRGKGVAIQAGLEAAAARGFTYVLTMDSDGQHPADLIPAFMAASQAAPDAMILGQPVFDASAPQLRVQGRRLSNVCANLETLWAGIGDTLFGFRVYPIAPLLAIMRRHTWMRGFDFDPEAAVRLCWAGVRPIRVDAPVRYFRVSEGGVSHFQYLRDNILLVGMHLRLTAGGLLRLPWQIARRLQRGW, encoded by the coding sequence ATGCCGATGACTGGCGCATCTTCCACGCACCTCGTCCTGATCCCGAGCTACAACCCGGGCGTCAAGGTTGACGAGACCGTGCGCAGCGCCCGCGCGCAATGGAACCCCGTGTGGGTGGTGGTCGACGGCAGCACCGATGGCAGCGCCGAGCGCCTGCAGGCCATGGCCGCACAAGACCCGGGGCTGCACGTGATCGTGCTGCCGCGCAATCGGGGCAAGGGCGTGGCCATTCAGGCCGGGCTCGAAGCGGCTGCCGCGCGCGGCTTCACCTACGTGCTGACGATGGACTCCGACGGCCAGCACCCCGCTGACCTGATCCCCGCCTTCATGGCCGCCTCACAGGCGGCGCCGGATGCCATGATTCTCGGGCAACCGGTATTCGACGCAAGTGCACCGCAATTGCGCGTGCAGGGGCGGCGCCTGTCGAACGTGTGCGCCAACCTCGAAACGCTATGGGCGGGCATTGGCGATACGCTGTTCGGATTCCGTGTGTATCCGATCGCGCCGCTGCTTGCCATCATGCGCCGGCACACCTGGATGCGCGGTTTCGACTTCGACCCTGAAGCGGCCGTGCGCCTGTGCTGGGCCGGCGTGCGCCCCATTCGGGTGGATGCGCCGGTGCGTTACTTCCGGGTGAGCGAAGGCGGCGTGTCGCACTTCCAATATCTGCGCGACAACATCCTGTTGGTGGGCATGCACCTGCGCCTGACGGCGGGTGGGCTGCTGCGGTTGCCCTGGCAGATCGCCCGACGCTTGCAGCGGGGCTGGTAG
- a CDS encoding beta-ketoacyl-[acyl-carrier-protein] synthase family protein: MKPLLLTHFTATSCIGRGLDATLDALRRQRGGLAPCDFPRADLDTWIGAVEGADAERLRPDLSDFDCRNNRLARIGLTQDGFAAHVEAAKARYGARRIGVFIGTSTSGILQAEHAYQHRDAQTGALPADFHYAHTHNIYSPAAFVRAYFGLGGPSMAISSACSSGAKVFASARRMLAAGLIDAAVVGGVDSLCLTALYGFNSLELLSQQPCRPCDVARDGISIGEAAAFALLERAPDTEQDLEGDAILLLGIGESSDAHHMSTPHPEGLGARAAMAQALTTSGLDAKDIDYINLHGTGTHSNDAAEGHAIHALFDGTPCSSTKGATGHTLGAAGALEAVITALALRHQILPAGINTTQPDPALALNYVTTGSPRDASRMYTALSNAFGFGGTNCSLVFGRADRARHGSAP; this comes from the coding sequence GTGAAGCCTTTACTGCTCACGCATTTCACCGCCACGAGTTGTATTGGACGTGGCCTGGACGCCACCCTCGATGCGCTGCGCAGGCAGCGTGGCGGCCTGGCGCCCTGCGACTTCCCACGGGCAGACCTCGACACCTGGATCGGTGCAGTGGAAGGCGCAGATGCGGAACGCCTGCGCCCTGACCTGTCCGACTTCGATTGCCGCAACAACCGCCTGGCGCGGATCGGCCTGACACAAGACGGCTTTGCCGCGCACGTCGAGGCCGCCAAGGCACGCTACGGCGCCAGGCGCATCGGCGTGTTCATCGGCACCAGCACGTCCGGCATCCTGCAAGCCGAACACGCCTACCAGCATCGCGACGCGCAAACAGGTGCGCTGCCGGCTGATTTTCACTACGCACACACGCACAACATCTACTCGCCCGCCGCCTTCGTGCGGGCGTATTTCGGGCTGGGCGGGCCGTCGATGGCGATCTCGTCGGCGTGCTCGTCGGGCGCCAAGGTGTTTGCCTCGGCACGGCGCATGCTGGCCGCCGGCCTGATCGACGCGGCCGTGGTGGGCGGTGTGGATTCGCTATGCCTGACCGCGCTGTATGGCTTCAATTCGTTGGAATTGCTATCGCAGCAGCCATGCCGGCCGTGCGATGTCGCGCGGGATGGCATCTCCATTGGCGAGGCCGCTGCCTTTGCGCTGCTGGAACGCGCACCCGATACAGAGCAAGACCTTGAGGGCGACGCGATTCTGCTGCTCGGCATTGGGGAATCGAGCGACGCGCATCACATGTCGACGCCGCACCCCGAGGGCCTGGGCGCACGCGCAGCGATGGCCCAAGCCCTGACCACCAGCGGCCTCGACGCCAAGGACATCGACTACATCAACCTGCACGGCACCGGCACGCACAGCAACGATGCGGCCGAGGGCCACGCCATCCACGCGCTGTTCGATGGCACGCCATGCAGCTCGACCAAGGGCGCGACCGGCCACACGCTGGGCGCGGCGGGCGCACTGGAAGCGGTGATCACCGCGCTGGCGCTGCGCCACCAGATCCTGCCGGCTGGCATCAACACCACGCAGCCGGACCCTGCATTGGCCCTGAACTACGTGACGACCGGCTCCCCGCGCGACGCAAGTCGCATGTACACGGCGCTCAGCAACGCCTTCGGTTTTGGCGGCACGAATTGCAGCCTCGTCTTCGGTCGTGCAGACCGGGCCCGCCACGGATCCGCACCATGA